One window of Sulfurospirillum sp. 1612 genomic DNA carries:
- a CDS encoding phage tail tape measure protein: MSTTIGTVLIDIKADTAKLISGMDKAESSVTKSVKQMKQTILSLVSAYAGFEGINKVTNSFISLENAQIAVKKTTGLSGQSFKALDSELKKMSTTMAGLNLDSLYSISEAAGQLGIRGVDNIANFSKVISMIGLTTDLSAQEAGTAFAKLSNQMGEPISNISKLASVFNELSNRTTATVRDLLMFSSQIVGAGKTVGLTTADIAGISAALTDLGINYEVGGSAISKTLMLMSANTNNFAKQMGVNAQEFANDMRDKPIKALNEFFDVMSKLSSSDKINFLSNLGLGEIRTSGVLLKLSSSTKTLSEDLKISNDEYTRGTSIQNEYVAASQGLQAQNTKLSSSLKILAASYGEDLKSPIMEVSSVLVELSKYLTDNKSVIKSLGGQITLMASSVVGAKIALRSFSSIVALATNAATIYGGAYGGVNRAIVLTTVSTKALSLAMKSLPFIGIAATIYGIGDAFLSSAHHADELNEAAQRSMDSLKKLTKHQLEYQKVLLNEAEMNAIKDFNIAYIAASKKNGSDDEQKRNLAILDDKKIALEKIRNIQKEINGLLAPSVQTLAPKTTFDAQSYLGLKDITPTIKKINYTLGASQSDWEDYYKGIGDARTAWLVSLTRTKAYSTADALGLKGKDFTNYITRFKDAYSKTFKPTTRTKSAQEEWLKGLKQISPSLKEQNNIQNSINKTLRDRTLIGKEYSESETKSLITANDYLNALDKQKADKENIIRLKNEEQKIEDKIKQAVKDKTDHDIFDTALLNNRSAQAQARLTKEKDINSVLQARYDKERANLVLTGSTFEGMKDAYDTYAKNIPTDFQTGTKLMVDGLQGVEDAFVNFVKTGKLSFKDLADSMIADLVRIQIKKALVGASSGMSGVFGSIGTGIMSLFGANGGMIPAKAYATGGLLTGGSGVRDDLYLGSASGSNIFAMGGEYILNKQATNAIGVSNLNHMNNTGTVPSGNVIINVENKSGTPIDMKQVSQVINQNGDKTIQIVMNAIERNPDMRNAIKGVR; encoded by the coding sequence ATGAGTACAACAATTGGAACAGTTCTTATCGATATAAAAGCAGATACCGCTAAACTTATATCAGGTATGGACAAGGCAGAATCATCAGTTACAAAAAGTGTAAAACAAATGAAGCAAACGATTCTCAGTCTAGTATCAGCATATGCTGGATTTGAGGGGATTAATAAAGTTACAAATTCATTTATAAGCTTAGAAAATGCACAGATTGCTGTAAAAAAGACGACGGGATTATCTGGTCAAAGTTTTAAAGCTTTAGATAGTGAACTAAAGAAGATGAGCACAACAATGGCGGGATTAAACCTTGACTCTCTTTACTCTATATCTGAAGCAGCTGGGCAACTTGGTATTAGAGGTGTTGATAATATTGCAAATTTTTCTAAAGTAATATCTATGATTGGGCTGACAACAGACTTGTCGGCTCAAGAGGCAGGAACAGCATTTGCAAAGCTATCAAACCAAATGGGAGAGCCAATAAGCAATATTAGCAAATTAGCTAGTGTATTCAATGAGCTATCAAATAGAACAACTGCGACCGTTAGAGATTTACTTATGTTTTCTAGTCAGATTGTAGGAGCAGGAAAAACTGTAGGATTAACAACTGCTGATATAGCAGGGATATCAGCAGCATTAACAGATCTTGGAATTAATTATGAAGTAGGGGGTAGTGCTATATCAAAGACTCTAATGTTAATGTCTGCTAATACTAATAATTTTGCAAAACAAATGGGTGTCAATGCACAAGAATTTGCAAATGATATGAGAGATAAACCGATAAAAGCTCTCAATGAGTTTTTCGATGTAATGAGTAAATTAAGTTCAAGTGATAAGATAAATTTTTTATCTAATCTTGGTTTGGGCGAAATTCGTACATCTGGGGTATTACTCAAGCTTTCCTCCTCAACAAAAACATTATCAGAAGATTTAAAAATATCCAATGATGAATATACCAGGGGAACTTCAATACAGAATGAGTATGTAGCTGCATCTCAAGGACTTCAGGCACAGAATACAAAACTATCCTCTTCTTTAAAAATATTAGCGGCATCCTATGGAGAAGACTTGAAAAGTCCTATAATGGAAGTTTCAAGTGTTTTGGTTGAACTTTCTAAATATTTGACAGATAATAAAAGTGTTATAAAATCTTTAGGTGGGCAAATAACATTAATGGCCAGTAGTGTTGTCGGAGCCAAAATCGCTCTAAGATCTTTTTCCTCTATTGTGGCACTTGCTACAAATGCTGCAACCATATATGGAGGGGCATATGGTGGAGTAAATAGAGCTATTGTTTTAACAACAGTTTCTACAAAAGCTTTATCTCTTGCTATGAAATCATTGCCATTTATTGGTATTGCTGCAACCATATATGGAATCGGTGATGCATTTTTGTCATCAGCACATCATGCAGATGAATTAAATGAAGCAGCGCAAAGGAGTATGGATAGTTTAAAAAAACTGACGAAACATCAACTTGAATATCAAAAAGTGTTGTTAAATGAAGCAGAGATGAATGCGATAAAAGACTTTAATATTGCCTATATAGCTGCATCCAAAAAAAATGGAAGCGATGATGAGCAAAAAAGAAACTTAGCTATCCTTGATGATAAAAAAATCGCGTTAGAAAAAATTAGAAATATCCAAAAAGAAATCAACGGACTTTTAGCTCCAAGTGTCCAAACGCTTGCTCCAAAAACAACATTCGACGCGCAATCATATCTTGGATTAAAAGATATCACTCCTACAATAAAAAAAATAAACTATACTTTAGGGGCAAGTCAATCAGATTGGGAAGATTATTATAAGGGGATTGGGGATGCCAGGACAGCGTGGCTAGTAAGTCTAACTAGAACCAAAGCATACAGTACAGCAGATGCTTTAGGGTTAAAGGGAAAAGATTTTACTAATTATATTACTAGGTTTAAAGATGCTTACTCCAAGACATTCAAGCCTACCACCAGGACAAAGTCTGCGCAGGAAGAATGGTTAAAAGGATTAAAACAAATTTCACCTTCTCTCAAAGAACAAAATAACATACAAAACTCTATAAATAAGACCTTGAGAGATAGGACATTGATAGGAAAAGAATATAGTGAAAGTGAAACAAAATCACTAATAACAGCTAATGATTATTTAAATGCTCTTGATAAGCAAAAAGCTGATAAAGAAAATATTATAAGATTAAAAAATGAAGAACAAAAAATAGAAGATAAAATCAAACAAGCAGTAAAGGATAAAACTGATCATGATATATTTGATACGGCATTATTAAACAACAGAAGCGCACAAGCGCAAGCAAGACTAACAAAAGAAAAAGATATTAATAGCGTATTACAAGCAAGATATGATAAAGAAAGAGCAAATCTAGTGCTAACTGGAAGCACATTTGAAGGCATGAAGGATGCCTATGACACCTATGCCAAAAATATACCGACAGATTTTCAAACCGGTACAAAATTAATGGTAGATGGGTTGCAAGGGGTAGAAGATGCTTTTGTGAACTTTGTCAAAACGGGAAAACTAAGTTTTAAAGATTTAGCAGACTCTATGATTGCAGATCTTGTCCGGATACAGATAAAAAAAGCACTTGTAGGCGCTTCTTCTGGGATGAGTGGAGTATTTGGCAGCATAGGTACTGGGATAATGTCTCTTTTTGGAGCAAATGGCGGCATGATACCTGCAAAGGCTTATGCAACCGGCGGACTTTTAACTGGGGGTAGTGGTGTTAGAGATGATTTATATTTAGGCAGCGCAAGTGGCAGTAATATCTTTGCTATGGGCGGTGAGTATATCCTAAACAAACAAGCGACAAATGCAATTGGAGTAAGCAATCTAAATCATATGAATAACACGGGAACTGTTCCTAGTGGCAATGTCATCATCAATGTAGAGAATAAATCAGGCACTCCAATAGATATGAAACAAGTGAGCCAAGTCATAAACCAAAACGGGGATAAGACAATCCAAATCGTCATGAATGCAATAGAGAGAAACCCTGATATGAGAAATGCGATAAAGGGGGTTAGATGA
- a CDS encoding BRCT domain-containing protein, which translates to MQYIDDQGQPIIKFNIDAMTDRNIDELLGICKGITFDGIINELEAKYLLKWIDDHREYVNIYPFNVLYNRLKEMLQDDILDDQEAAELIEIIKNLNGDKNKHQNTIQGSTTLPLNDPLPDIIIPDNSFVFTGIFTIGARKQCEEIICDLGGIMHKSMKNDTNYLVIGGIGSEQWAHSSFGRKIEKAIFLRDQKQTGLSIVSEQHWIKFL; encoded by the coding sequence GTGCAGTATATTGACGACCAAGGGCAACCTATCATAAAGTTTAATATAGATGCTATGACGGATAGAAATATAGATGAACTTTTAGGTATCTGTAAAGGCATTACTTTTGATGGCATTATAAATGAACTAGAAGCAAAATATTTATTAAAATGGATTGATGATCATAGAGAATACGTCAATATTTATCCTTTTAATGTACTCTATAATAGACTTAAGGAAATGCTTCAAGATGATATCCTTGATGATCAAGAAGCTGCAGAACTTATTGAGATTATCAAAAATTTAAATGGAGATAAAAATAAACACCAAAATACAATACAAGGAAGCACAACATTGCCTCTTAATGATCCACTACCTGATATCATTATCCCTGATAATTCATTTGTCTTTACCGGAATTTTTACTATTGGGGCTAGAAAACAATGCGAAGAGATTATCTGTGACTTAGGCGGGATTATGCATAAATCTATGAAAAATGATACAAACTATCTAGTTATTGGGGGCATAGGAAGTGAACAATGGGCCCACTCCTCTTTTGGGCGGAAAATTGAAAAGGCAATATTTCTAAGAGATCAGAAACAAACCGGTTTATCAATCGTATCAGAGCAGCATTGGATTAAATTTTTATAG
- a CDS encoding replication protein codes for MDNANFTQFPNDILDNISVFDTYEFAILSVIVRKTIGFNKKSDGISFSQFSELTGIGKTKVISSLKSLKDKQIIIASKQKTKSGSNSYTRYSLNSENFGKKVVRHTDNPSSPHEQGVVRHTNTQNKIIQKERENIYFSLLGDDISEAVEAYIQHVINESSNIRNKKSFQVSIRNKFKKKDLGTLEEFERYYLDIKCEIFNIRYQDKSFENMTKLKLLPYYSVKESALNIKFYLSFIDKTTDSKQNITFKTIYELRKFVMSLEDKGDKNEL; via the coding sequence ATGGACAATGCAAATTTTACACAATTTCCAAATGACATACTTGATAATATTAGCGTATTTGACACTTATGAATTTGCAATATTGTCAGTTATTGTCAGAAAAACTATTGGCTTTAATAAAAAAAGTGACGGTATCAGCTTTAGCCAGTTTTCCGAACTCACGGGAATAGGAAAAACAAAGGTGATCAGTTCACTAAAAAGCTTGAAAGATAAACAAATTATCATAGCTTCTAAGCAAAAAACAAAATCTGGCTCAAATAGTTACACAAGATATAGTTTAAATTCCGAAAATTTTGGTAAAAAGGTAGTTCGCCACACGGACAACCCTAGTTCGCCACACGAACAAGGGGTGGTTCGCCACACGAACACACAAAATAAAATAATACAAAAAGAGAGAGAGAATATATATTTTTCTCTCCTGGGTGATGATATCTCTGAAGCAGTAGAAGCTTATATACAGCATGTGATCAATGAATCATCAAATATTAGAAATAAAAAGTCCTTTCAAGTATCAATTAGAAATAAATTCAAAAAAAAGGATTTAGGAACTTTGGAAGAGTTTGAGCGATATTATCTTGATATCAAATGTGAAATATTTAACATTCGGTATCAAGATAAAAGCTTTGAGAACATGACAAAACTAAAATTATTGCCATACTACAGTGTAAAAGAAAGTGCACTAAATATAAAGTTTTATTTGTCTTTTATCGATAAAACTACAGATTCTAAGCAAAACATTACTTTTAAAACGATCTATGAGTTAAGAAAGTTTGTAATGTCATTAGAAGATAAAGGAGATAAAAATGAACTCTAG
- a CDS encoding helix-turn-helix domain-containing protein: MIRSNTENYRIIRHLLNKGPITAAEACQVYISNNLRSRVTKLKEIGFDIITTPVPGKLYYLYAIDPLKIEENRELFRRELHG, translated from the coding sequence ATGATTAGGAGCAATACTGAAAATTATCGCATCATTAGGCATCTATTGAACAAAGGGCCCATAACTGCTGCAGAAGCATGTCAAGTCTATATCAGTAATAATCTAAGATCAAGAGTTACAAAATTGAAAGAAATTGGGTTTGATATAATAACTACTCCAGTCCCTGGTAAGTTATATTACTTGTATGCTATAGATCCTTTGAAAATTGAAGAGAACAGGGAATTGTTTAGAAGAGAATTACATGGATGA
- a CDS encoding XRE family transcriptional regulator has protein sequence MTNEEFEKLLMIAKLSKKTFSDLVGLNYHSVGNWKQSNKIPIWVKSWLNLYIENKFSRELKELIKKSGLCQ, from the coding sequence ATGACGAATGAAGAATTTGAGAAATTACTGATGATTGCAAAACTAAGTAAAAAAACATTTAGTGATCTTGTGGGTCTTAATTATCATAGTGTAGGAAATTGGAAGCAATCAAATAAAATACCAATATGGGTTAAATCTTGGTTAAATCTATATATAGAAAATAAATTTAGCCGGGAACTCAAAGAGCTTATAAAAAAAAGTGGTTTATGCCAATAA
- a CDS encoding tyrosine-type recombinase/integrase, whose translation MPKRNATKYDGVFWRESFTNGKTDKTFYIAYKNELGKRKEIKLGKYSEGIRENYCKQKRDEVVYKIRMGESLPFNQVKKSKFTLNDAFDIYIEWAKANKKTWKHNDYTVYIKHIKPFLGKKELITITTEDFEKIKQLKLKEGYKPKTVVGILGAARHMINYCIKNNYVKSYINPIANGRVRMPVVDNAKLGFLTYDQASKLLDTLKAKKSPTMYNLTVLLLFTGARFSEIAGLTWSDINFETNLIYFKSSKNGNARYITIVDEVKKVLQSLPKTNTLVIPSRLGTVMHEMPKQWQTIVDELIPENKTINGKYRITTHNLRHTHASWMALEGADILQIKEQLGHKKLDMTLRYSHLIPNQRHNIAQKVFDRFKNG comes from the coding sequence ATGCCAAAAAGAAACGCAACCAAGTATGATGGAGTATTTTGGAGAGAGAGTTTTACTAACGGAAAAACTGACAAAACATTTTATATTGCATACAAAAATGAGTTAGGGAAAAGAAAGGAAATAAAACTCGGTAAATATAGTGAGGGGATCCGAGAAAACTACTGCAAACAAAAAAGGGATGAAGTCGTCTATAAAATTAGAATGGGGGAGAGTCTTCCTTTTAACCAGGTAAAAAAAAGCAAATTTACCCTAAATGATGCCTTTGACATTTATATTGAATGGGCTAAAGCAAATAAAAAGACATGGAAGCATAACGACTACACCGTGTATATCAAACATATTAAACCCTTTCTTGGCAAAAAAGAACTTATCACGATTACTACAGAAGATTTTGAAAAGATTAAGCAATTAAAACTCAAAGAGGGGTATAAGCCGAAAACTGTAGTTGGTATCCTGGGAGCAGCTAGACATATGATCAACTATTGTATTAAAAATAATTATGTGAAGTCATATATAAATCCAATTGCCAATGGAAGAGTAAGGATGCCGGTTGTCGACAATGCAAAATTAGGATTTTTGACATATGATCAGGCGTCTAAATTACTTGATACCCTCAAAGCCAAGAAAAGTCCTACCATGTATAATTTAACTGTATTATTGCTTTTCACTGGCGCTAGATTTAGTGAAATAGCAGGACTTACCTGGAGTGATATAAACTTTGAAACGAACTTGATATATTTTAAAAGCTCTAAGAATGGAAATGCAAGGTACATCACCATAGTGGATGAAGTAAAAAAAGTGCTGCAGAGTTTACCCAAAACAAATACCTTAGTAATCCCTTCAAGACTTGGAACGGTAATGCATGAGATGCCAAAGCAATGGCAAACCATAGTGGATGAACTTATCCCAGAAAATAAAACGATCAATGGAAAATATAGGATTACTACACATAATCTGAGGCACACGCACGCATCATGGATGGCCCTTGAGGGAGCCGATATCTTGCAGATCAAAGAACAATTGGGACATAAAAAGCTAGATATGACTTTGAGATACTCACACCTGATACCAAATCAAAGACATAATATCGCACAAAAGGTCTTTGATAGGTTCAAAAATGGATAA